A window of the Butyricimonas virosa genome harbors these coding sequences:
- the gcvH gene encoding glycine cleavage system protein GcvH has translation MNVPAELKYTKEHEWIRVEGEEAYVGITDYAQSQLGDIVFVEVETEGDNLEAGDTFGSIEAVKTVSDLYMPVSGEVLEFNSELEDQPDLVNKDPYGKGWIIKVKIEDEAQLDGLLSADAYKASI, from the coding sequence ATGAACGTACCTGCAGAATTAAAGTACACTAAAGAACACGAATGGATTCGTGTTGAGGGTGAAGAAGCATATGTCGGAATTACTGATTATGCACAAAGTCAATTAGGTGATATCGTGTTTGTTGAGGTTGAAACTGAAGGTGATAACCTAGAGGCTGGAGATACTTTCGGTAGTATTGAAGCTGTAAAGACCGTTTCTGATTTGTATATGCCGGTTTCCGGAGAAGTATTGGAATTCAATTCAGAATTGGAAGATCAACCTGACTTGGTAAACAAAGATCCTTATGGAAAAGGTTGGATTATCAAGGTAAAAATTGAAGACGAAGCACAGTTAGATGGATTGTTGAGTGCAGACGCTTACAAGGCTTCTATCTAA